From Candidatus Pedobacter colombiensis, one genomic window encodes:
- a CDS encoding aminotransferase class I/II-fold pyridoxal phosphate-dependent enzyme, producing MRAETLAIHAGNLYEISTQDVTPPINLSTTFLRNADGGYSGGHMYSRVSNPNRSALENTIAALEKGADACAFSSGNAAGMSIFQAFKPGSHIIAPDDMYWGFKKQLQTIFANTLSIDFIDLTDIELIKQHIKPNTVMIWTETPSNPLLKITDVAAIAEISKSNGLILACDSTFASPCLQNPISLGADIVMHSSTKYIGGHSDVLGGLLVTAEQNEFWEKIRNIQQIGGAVPSPFDCFLLIRSIKTLSYRMRGHCENGMALALYLENHPAVETVYYPGLPAHPGHEVAKKQMSGFGGMLSILVKGGAVEARRVVNQVKLFAQATSLGGVESLIEHRASVEGPDTKTPQNLIRISAGLEHINDLIADFEQALAIK from the coding sequence ATGAGAGCAGAAACCTTAGCAATACATGCCGGAAATTTATATGAAATCAGTACACAAGATGTTACCCCACCAATAAATTTGTCTACAACTTTTTTAAGAAATGCAGATGGTGGATATTCTGGTGGACACATGTACAGCAGAGTTAGCAATCCAAATAGATCTGCCCTTGAAAACACTATTGCAGCGTTAGAAAAGGGAGCTGATGCCTGTGCATTCTCGTCAGGCAATGCAGCCGGGATGTCTATCTTTCAAGCGTTTAAACCCGGGAGTCATATTATTGCACCCGACGATATGTACTGGGGCTTTAAAAAGCAATTACAAACCATTTTTGCTAATACGCTGTCTATTGACTTTATCGACCTCACCGATATAGAACTCATTAAACAACACATCAAACCAAACACGGTGATGATCTGGACAGAAACACCATCTAACCCGTTGTTAAAAATCACAGATGTGGCCGCCATAGCTGAGATTAGCAAATCAAATGGCTTGATACTGGCCTGCGATAGCACCTTTGCCTCCCCTTGTCTACAAAACCCTATTTCTTTGGGGGCCGACATTGTGATGCATTCTTCAACCAAATACATCGGAGGCCATAGCGATGTACTTGGTGGTCTTTTGGTAACCGCTGAGCAAAATGAGTTCTGGGAAAAAATTAGAAATATACAACAGATTGGCGGCGCTGTTCCCTCACCTTTCGATTGCTTTTTACTGATACGAAGTATTAAGACCCTGTCATACAGAATGCGTGGGCATTGTGAAAATGGAATGGCCCTCGCCCTTTACCTCGAAAATCATCCTGCAGTTGAAACAGTATATTATCCCGGATTACCTGCTCACCCCGGACATGAGGTTGCAAAAAAACAAATGAGTGGCTTTGGAGGGATGTTATCTATCCTGGTTAAGGGTGGTGCTGTAGAAGCACGGAGAGTTGTCAATCAGGTAAAGTTATTTGCACAGGCAACCAGCCTTGGCGGCGTTGAGAGTTTAATAGAACATCGCGCATCTGTAGAAGGTCCTGACACGAAAACTCCACAAAATTTAATTCGGATCTCTGCAGGACTTGAGCACATAAACGACTTAATAGCCGATTTCGAGCAAGCTTTAGCCATAAAATAG
- a CDS encoding lipocalin family protein produces MKKIFLIAAIFCSAIVVLQSCSPKGAATTQPVRRGDITGNWILNDITFDGVPQASVKSLFGESSYKCFVGSAWRLTNSGNGSYTLGSECGSKMQTIYWSASPKDDTFQFKKLYEGDKAKNVTEGYRMLIASANGDTMVIKTPVDYGNRTAYIVLNFNKAQK; encoded by the coding sequence ATGAAAAAAATATTCCTGATAGCAGCCATTTTTTGCAGTGCAATAGTGGTATTGCAGAGTTGTTCGCCAAAAGGTGCAGCCACTACCCAACCTGTAAGAAGAGGTGATATAACCGGTAATTGGATTTTAAATGACATTACATTTGACGGAGTTCCTCAAGCTTCTGTTAAATCATTATTTGGTGAATCATCATATAAATGTTTTGTGGGTAGTGCCTGGAGGTTAACCAATAGTGGCAATGGTAGCTATACGCTAGGAAGTGAATGTGGTTCTAAAATGCAAACCATTTATTGGTCGGCTAGTCCTAAGGATGATACTTTCCAATTTAAAAAATTATATGAAGGTGATAAAGCTAAAAATGTAACTGAAGGCTACAGGATGTTAATCGCGTCAGCTAATGGAGATACTATGGTGATTAAAACACCTGTAGATTATGGCAATCGCACAGCTTATATCGTGCTGAACTTTAATAAGGCACAAAAGTAA
- a CDS encoding NIPSNAP family protein — protein MNKLSILFLSLLMMPIGYLYANNANRDFYQIKIYHLKNGEQEKTVDDFLKMAYLPALHRAGINNIGVFKPVQNTDTKGAENSEKLVYVFIPFTSYAHFTKIENTLEKDLKFQNDGKNYLNALHTDAPYERIESILLNAFEGNPKFSLPKLTAPKKDRVYELRSYEGPTEKRYKNKVEMFNKGGEIELFKRLGFNAVFYAEVISGSRMPNLMYLTTFENKADRDEHWKAFGKDEYWLKLKSMPEYQNNVSKNDTRFLTPTDYSDI, from the coding sequence ATGAATAAATTATCCATCTTATTTCTCTCACTATTGATGATGCCTATTGGCTATCTTTATGCCAATAATGCCAACAGGGATTTCTACCAAATAAAAATCTATCATTTAAAGAATGGTGAACAGGAAAAAACAGTGGATGACTTTTTAAAAATGGCATACCTTCCTGCTTTACATCGTGCTGGGATCAACAATATTGGTGTTTTTAAACCTGTGCAAAATACTGACACAAAGGGAGCTGAGAATAGCGAAAAACTGGTATATGTTTTTATCCCTTTTACTTCCTACGCACATTTCACTAAAATTGAAAACACCCTTGAAAAGGACCTCAAATTCCAGAACGACGGAAAGAACTATCTCAACGCTTTACATACAGATGCACCCTACGAGAGAATTGAAAGCATCCTTCTCAATGCTTTTGAAGGAAATCCGAAGTTCAGCCTACCAAAATTAACAGCTCCAAAAAAAGACCGTGTATATGAACTGCGTAGCTATGAAGGTCCGACTGAAAAACGTTACAAAAACAAAGTGGAAATGTTCAATAAAGGCGGCGAAATCGAACTATTCAAAAGACTCGGCTTCAACGCTGTTTTTTATGCCGAAGTAATCTCCGGAAGTCGAATGCCAAACTTGATGTACCTGACAACCTTTGAGAATAAAGCTGACCGTGATGAACACTGGAAAGCATTTGGAAAAGACGAATACTGGTTAAAACTAAAATCTATGCCTGAATACCAGAACAACGTATCTAAAAATGACACACGTTTCTTAACCCCAACTGATTACTCTGATATTTAA
- a CDS encoding YdeI/OmpD-associated family protein — translation MEKYDPRVDAYIAKSADFAQPILKHLRMLVHQASHEITETIKWGFPVFDYKGIVCNMAAFKAHCAFGFWKGALLPDPDHILGKEREQAMGQLGKITCLADIPQDHILISYIQNAVLLNKEGKKVPKKTTAIKTEIQIPDYFKDCLSASPLAQQHFEKFSYSQKKEYLEWITEAKTEQTREKRLTTAIEWISEGKYRNWKYMR, via the coding sequence ATGGAAAAATATGATCCCCGGGTTGATGCTTATATTGCTAAGTCTGCTGACTTTGCTCAACCTATACTTAAACACCTACGAATGCTGGTACATCAGGCTTCGCATGAAATCACCGAAACCATTAAGTGGGGGTTTCCAGTTTTTGATTACAAGGGTATTGTTTGTAATATGGCTGCATTTAAAGCACATTGTGCTTTTGGATTTTGGAAAGGGGCCCTACTCCCGGATCCTGATCATATTCTGGGAAAAGAAAGAGAGCAAGCCATGGGACAACTTGGCAAAATTACTTGCTTAGCAGATATCCCTCAAGATCATATATTGATTTCTTATATCCAAAATGCGGTATTGCTTAATAAAGAAGGAAAAAAGGTGCCTAAAAAAACTACTGCTATAAAAACGGAAATACAGATCCCTGATTATTTTAAGGATTGCTTATCGGCATCCCCCCTGGCCCAGCAACACTTCGAAAAATTCAGTTACTCCCAAAAAAAAGAATACCTGGAATGGATCACCGAAGCGAAAACGGAACAGACAAGAGAGAAAAGACTAACAACAGCAATAGAATGGATCAGTGAAGGAAAATACAGGAACTGGAAATACATGCGCTAA
- the mqnE gene encoding aminofutalosine synthase MqnE, whose amino-acid sequence MDTTSKLALILADADLSAELKSIALKVQNKERISFDEGVYLYEHGELGYLGVLANYIREQKHGDNTYFNRNFHIEPTNVCVYDCKFCSYSRMIKERESGWEMSVDGMMDVLKKYDNEPVTEVHITGGVVPKQNLDFYSDFFRKAKAHRPDLHIKALTPVEYYYIFKKAKLSHYDGMKYLQEAGLDSMPGGGAEIFHPEVREKIAHDKCNAEQWLDIHEQAHKLGMKTNATMLYGHIEQFWHRVDHMERLRQQQDKSGGFQAFIPLKFRNQNNQMDNVPEVSVIEDLRNYAIARIYMDNFDHIKAYWAMISRQTAQLSLNFGVDDIDGTLDDTTKIYSMAGAEEQHPAMNTQELVNLIKQVGRKPIERDTLYNVVTDYTNVVFEDEAKPQYYKLPVIN is encoded by the coding sequence ATGGATACGACTTCAAAACTTGCTTTGATCTTAGCTGATGCTGATCTTTCAGCAGAACTAAAATCAATAGCCCTCAAAGTTCAAAATAAGGAAAGAATTTCATTTGATGAGGGTGTTTATCTTTACGAACATGGTGAACTTGGCTATCTTGGTGTTTTGGCAAATTACATCCGGGAACAGAAGCACGGCGACAATACTTATTTCAATCGTAATTTTCATATTGAACCTACAAATGTTTGCGTATACGACTGCAAGTTTTGCTCTTATTCGCGTATGATTAAAGAACGTGAATCGGGATGGGAAATGAGTGTGGATGGCATGATGGATGTATTGAAGAAATATGACAATGAGCCGGTAACCGAAGTGCATATTACAGGTGGCGTTGTACCTAAGCAGAACCTGGATTTTTACAGTGATTTTTTTAGAAAAGCCAAAGCACATCGTCCTGATCTTCATATAAAAGCCCTGACTCCGGTAGAGTATTACTATATTTTCAAAAAGGCAAAGCTAAGCCATTATGATGGTATGAAATACTTGCAGGAAGCTGGCTTGGATTCCATGCCGGGTGGTGGTGCTGAGATCTTCCATCCTGAAGTAAGGGAGAAGATTGCACATGATAAATGTAATGCAGAACAATGGCTGGATATACATGAGCAAGCGCATAAACTGGGTATGAAAACCAATGCAACGATGTTGTATGGACATATAGAACAGTTTTGGCACAGGGTAGATCATATGGAGCGCTTGCGTCAGCAACAAGATAAAAGTGGAGGCTTTCAGGCATTTATACCGCTTAAATTCAGAAATCAGAACAACCAGATGGACAATGTACCGGAAGTTTCTGTGATTGAGGATTTAAGAAATTATGCCATTGCCCGTATCTATATGGATAATTTTGATCACATTAAGGCTTATTGGGCAATGATCAGCAGACAAACAGCACAGTTGTCCTTAAACTTTGGTGTGGATGATATAGATGGTACTTTAGATGATACCACTAAAATCTACTCTATGGCGGGTGCGGAAGAACAACATCCGGCTATGAATACTCAGGAATTGGTAAACCTGATTAAACAAGTAGGTCGTAAGCCAATTGAACGGGATACTTTATACAATGTGGTAACCGATTATACCAATGTTGTATTTGAAGATGAAGCGAAACCCCAGTATTATAAATTGCCCGTAATCAATTAA
- a CDS encoding histidine phosphatase family protein: MDKEIYIIRHGETDLNKQGIVQGRGIDSDLNDTGRAQAAAFYAAYKDIPFDKVYTSKLKRTHQTVKGFIDAGTPWAQLAGLDELAWGIWEGKPNDENAIAAFKGLMEKWESGDYDAHFEGGESPNDVLKREKEALEIIKSATDEKTILICMHGRAMRLFLCLLTNRPISEMTEFPHQNTTLYKVKLTGNQFVITEFNNTDHLK; encoded by the coding sequence ATGGATAAAGAAATATATATCATCAGGCATGGTGAAACCGATTTAAACAAACAAGGGATAGTACAGGGAAGAGGCATAGATAGCGATCTGAACGATACCGGAAGGGCACAGGCTGCTGCGTTTTATGCTGCATATAAAGATATTCCTTTCGATAAGGTATATACCTCTAAATTAAAGCGTACACATCAAACTGTTAAAGGTTTTATTGATGCTGGAACGCCATGGGCCCAGCTTGCCGGGTTGGATGAACTTGCCTGGGGAATATGGGAAGGTAAACCCAATGATGAAAACGCCATCGCCGCTTTTAAAGGCTTGATGGAGAAATGGGAGAGTGGAGATTATGATGCACATTTTGAAGGCGGCGAAAGTCCGAATGATGTGTTGAAGCGAGAAAAAGAAGCACTTGAGATTATAAAAAGTGCTACTGACGAGAAAACTATCTTGATTTGCATGCATGGTCGCGCAATGCGTTTGTTTTTATGCTTGCTTACAAACCGGCCAATCTCCGAAATGACCGAATTCCCACATCAAAACACTACCCTATATAAAGTTAAACTGACCGGTAATCAATTTGTAATTACGGAGTTTAACAATACTGATCATTTAAAATAG
- a CDS encoding menaquinone biosynthesis protein, which yields MNKIKISAVSYTNTKPFIYGIEHSALLNQIDLSLDIPTDCAAKLIDGQVDIGLIPVAAIPNVPNANIVADYCIGSVGAVNSVFIFSKVPVAEIKTVRLDSHSRTSNNLAKVLLKFHFGQEVSYVTDEPIDADAIVLIGDRTFGKKDDFPYAYDMGEEWMSFTGLPFVYAAWVANKVIPQAFINDFNQALAFGLSKRKALLLDLPKLENFDLEDYLLHKLDFELTDKKREALALFLSYIAKL from the coding sequence TTGAATAAGATTAAAATTTCTGCCGTTTCCTATACCAATACCAAACCTTTTATTTACGGAATTGAACATTCAGCCTTGTTGAATCAAATCGATTTGAGCTTAGATATCCCTACAGATTGCGCAGCAAAATTGATTGATGGTCAGGTTGATATTGGTCTGATTCCTGTAGCTGCAATTCCTAATGTGCCTAATGCTAACATCGTTGCCGATTATTGTATTGGATCTGTAGGAGCGGTAAATTCTGTATTTATCTTTAGTAAAGTGCCTGTTGCCGAAATCAAGACAGTAAGACTGGATAGCCACTCACGAACTTCTAACAACTTGGCAAAGGTTTTATTGAAGTTTCATTTTGGGCAGGAGGTAAGCTATGTTACAGATGAACCTATAGATGCAGATGCTATTGTTTTAATTGGCGATCGCACCTTCGGTAAAAAGGATGATTTTCCTTATGCTTACGATATGGGTGAGGAGTGGATGAGTTTTACCGGTTTACCATTTGTTTATGCTGCATGGGTTGCCAATAAGGTTATTCCGCAGGCATTTATCAATGATTTTAATCAAGCCCTGGCTTTTGGTTTATCTAAACGCAAAGCGTTACTGCTTGATTTACCTAAACTGGAAAACTTTGATCTTGAAGATTACCTGTTGCATAAACTTGACTTTGAGTTAACCGATAAAAAACGGGAAGCCCTGGCCTTGTTTTTATCGTACATTGCAAAATTATAA
- the mutS gene encoding DNA mismatch repair protein MutS gives MAKDNTKETPLMQQYNAIKAKYPGALLLFRVGDFYETFGEDAVKTAQILGIVLTRRGTGPNGALELAGFPHHSLDNYLSKLVRAGQRVAICDQLEDPKTTKTIVKRGVTELITPGVAYNDNILSQKSNNYLAAVYFDKTQLGVSFVDISTGEFHVAQGSAEYIDKLLQGFKPNEVVFQKSKRKEFLELFGDRFYTYHLDDWAFTSDYANEILTKHFEVNSLKGFGVDRLQIGIVAAGVALHYLNETEHRNLKHITSISRLEEDKYMWLDRFTIRNLELVNSANDNAVTLFQVLDQTSTPMGARLLHKWIIMPLKELKPIEERLGMVDFLVKNDPLLQEFLTHIKQIGDLERLISKVGLHKVGPRELCQLKKALYHIETVKTLAEETKNPFLLALAGQLDPCLSVREKLERELQQDPPALLIKGNVIAEGVDEDLDRLRKISFGGKDYLVEIQKREAAITGIPSLKVAFNNVFGYYLEVTHTHKDKVPADWIRKQTLVSAERYITPELKEYEEQILGAEEKIQQIEVRLYTELMHQVAAYIRPIQLNAFLIAQLDVLLCFAQLAVKNHYVKPELNKKRVLDIKGGRHPVIEKRLPVGEEYITNDVLLDNDSQQIIIITGPNMSGKSAILRQTGLIVLMGQMGCFVPAKAATIGLVDKIFTRVGASDNLSSGESTFMVEMNETASILNNISDNSLILLDEIGRGTSTYDGISIAWAIAEFLHTHPTAKPKTLFATHYHELNELATTMNRVKNFNVSIKEVGNKVIFLRKLIPGGSEHSFGIHVAKMAGMPPKLINRANEILKKLEIDRTEGQSIKDSIKKVQNQAYQLHMFAVDDPILVKIRDMLNNLDVNVLTPVEALLKLDEIQRLIKQ, from the coding sequence TTGGCTAAAGATAATACTAAGGAAACCCCGTTAATGCAACAGTACAATGCTATTAAAGCAAAGTATCCGGGAGCATTATTGCTGTTTAGGGTAGGCGATTTTTATGAAACGTTTGGTGAGGATGCGGTGAAGACAGCCCAGATTCTTGGGATTGTATTGACCCGGAGAGGTACAGGACCAAATGGAGCATTAGAATTGGCAGGTTTCCCCCATCATTCACTAGATAATTACCTTTCAAAACTGGTTAGGGCAGGACAAAGGGTAGCAATATGTGATCAGCTGGAAGACCCTAAAACAACTAAAACCATTGTAAAAAGGGGAGTTACTGAACTGATTACGCCAGGGGTAGCGTACAATGATAATATCCTTAGTCAGAAGTCTAACAATTATTTAGCCGCCGTTTACTTTGATAAAACACAGTTGGGCGTTTCTTTTGTAGATATTTCTACAGGGGAATTTCATGTAGCACAAGGAAGTGCAGAGTATATTGATAAACTTCTACAAGGTTTCAAACCCAATGAGGTTGTTTTTCAAAAGAGTAAAAGAAAGGAATTTTTAGAGTTGTTCGGTGATCGGTTTTATACCTATCATTTAGATGACTGGGCTTTTACAAGCGATTATGCCAATGAAATCTTAACTAAGCACTTCGAAGTTAATTCTTTAAAGGGTTTTGGGGTAGATAGGTTGCAAATTGGTATTGTTGCAGCTGGTGTAGCTTTACATTATTTAAACGAAACAGAGCATCGCAACTTAAAACACATTACTTCCATATCCCGTTTGGAGGAAGATAAATATATGTGGCTGGACAGGTTTACCATTCGCAATCTGGAACTGGTCAATTCGGCCAATGATAATGCGGTAACCCTTTTCCAGGTACTAGATCAAACCAGTACCCCAATGGGTGCCCGTTTGCTTCACAAGTGGATCATTATGCCTTTAAAGGAGTTAAAACCTATTGAAGAACGCTTAGGAATGGTCGATTTCCTGGTGAAAAACGACCCACTCTTACAAGAGTTTTTAACTCATATCAAACAGATTGGAGATCTGGAGCGGTTAATTTCTAAAGTTGGCCTTCACAAAGTTGGTCCACGGGAATTGTGTCAGTTAAAAAAGGCTTTATACCATATAGAAACGGTTAAAACACTTGCAGAGGAAACAAAGAATCCTTTTCTGTTGGCATTGGCCGGACAGTTAGACCCTTGCTTAAGCGTCAGAGAAAAGCTGGAAAGGGAGCTGCAGCAAGACCCACCGGCATTGTTGATTAAAGGAAATGTAATTGCGGAAGGCGTGGATGAGGATCTTGACCGTTTGCGTAAGATTTCATTTGGTGGAAAAGATTATCTGGTAGAAATTCAGAAAAGAGAAGCCGCAATAACAGGTATTCCTTCCTTAAAAGTAGCTTTTAACAATGTTTTTGGTTATTATCTGGAAGTTACCCATACCCATAAAGATAAAGTGCCTGCCGACTGGATCAGGAAACAAACTTTGGTTAGTGCAGAACGGTACATTACTCCGGAGCTAAAAGAATATGAAGAGCAGATATTGGGCGCTGAAGAAAAGATTCAGCAAATAGAAGTAAGGCTTTATACAGAGTTGATGCATCAGGTGGCTGCTTATATCAGGCCAATACAACTTAATGCGTTTTTAATTGCTCAATTAGATGTATTACTATGCTTTGCGCAGCTTGCGGTTAAAAATCACTACGTAAAACCTGAACTGAATAAGAAGAGGGTGTTGGACATTAAGGGTGGAAGACATCCGGTTATTGAAAAGCGCCTTCCTGTAGGAGAAGAATACATTACTAATGATGTACTTCTCGACAATGATAGCCAGCAGATCATCATCATTACAGGTCCCAATATGTCTGGTAAGTCAGCCATACTACGCCAAACAGGCTTAATTGTACTGATGGGGCAAATGGGATGCTTTGTACCTGCTAAAGCGGCTACAATAGGTTTGGTGGATAAGATATTTACCCGTGTAGGCGCTTCTGATAACTTATCATCCGGAGAAAGTACATTCATGGTAGAAATGAATGAAACTGCCAGTATCCTCAACAACATCTCTGATAACAGCTTAATTTTACTGGATGAGATAGGTCGTGGTACAAGTACTTACGATGGAATATCTATTGCCTGGGCTATTGCAGAGTTTCTGCATACCCATCCAACGGCAAAGCCAAAGACGCTTTTTGCAACGCATTATCATGAGTTAAATGAGTTGGCAACAACCATGAACCGCGTTAAAAACTTTAATGTTTCTATAAAGGAAGTAGGCAATAAAGTAATCTTCCTGAGGAAGTTGATTCCAGGAGGTAGTGAACATAGTTTTGGTATTCATGTCGCAAAAATGGCTGGTATGCCACCAAAGCTGATCAATAGGGCTAACGAGATTTTAAAGAAACTGGAAATAGACAGGACGGAAGGCCAAAGTATAAAAGACAGCATCAAGAAAGTTCAGAATCAGGCCTATCAGTTGCACATGTTTGCTGTTGATGATCCTATTTTAGTTAAAATCAGGGATATGCTCAATAACCTTGATGTGAACGTATTGACTCCGGTAGAAGCATTGTTGAAATTAGATGAAATACAACGTTTAATTAAGCAGTAA
- a CDS encoding NlpC/P60 family protein yields the protein MNELKAINKSRLLLIIAVMFVFSACSSRKYTARPVALPTAAAKAADAMSHLKSKELYRFISDWTGVQYVLGGLDKKGVDCSGFALLLQKYIYGNELPRRSRDQADAVKEKDLSSLNEGDLIFFSFGGGTVDHVGVYLNNNFFVHASTARGVVVDDLSIPAYQKAIVKAGTLKK from the coding sequence ATGAACGAACTAAAGGCGATAAACAAAAGCAGGCTATTGTTGATAATAGCCGTAATGTTTGTTTTTTCTGCCTGTAGCTCAAGAAAATATACTGCAAGACCAGTTGCCCTTCCAACTGCCGCTGCTAAAGCGGCAGATGCCATGTCGCACTTAAAAAGTAAGGAATTGTATCGCTTTATAAGTGATTGGACAGGTGTGCAATATGTTTTGGGTGGACTGGATAAGAAAGGGGTTGACTGTTCCGGTTTTGCCTTGTTACTGCAAAAATATATATACGGAAATGAACTGCCAAGAAGATCAAGAGATCAGGCTGATGCAGTAAAAGAAAAGGATTTAAGCAGTTTAAATGAGGGTGACTTGATTTTCTTTTCCTTTGGTGGTGGCACTGTAGACCACGTTGGGGTATACCTGAACAATAATTTTTTTGTACATGCCTCTACTGCGCGAGGTGTTGTTGTAGATGATTTAAGTATTCCGGCTTATCAAAAGGCTATTGTAAAGGCCGGTACATTAAAAAAATAA
- a CDS encoding DUF3857 domain-containing protein, giving the protein MMLKQIGLIALLFCSFNCFSQDQYPADQISAELKNRANAVIRKTETTVDMRSADNVIMSVKKVITILNKNGDSQAEIALFYNKNTVIKSAKGLILDAFGKVISKFTLSNFSDHSAVSAISLFEDDRVKHFEPTVLSYPYTISYEYEIRSKQNLAIPDWYANRTPDVAVENSSYTFICKPNDKVRIKAFNYKGEPEIVVNEKLKSQTWAVKNLPAFKPEPYAPDPENYRCHVKIAPEDFNYYGYKGKYQNWEELGKWIYTELIKDRQTLSPETIEEVKTLVAGIQNDKDKARKVYEYVQKKTRYISVQIGIGGNQPMLASEVHQLSYGDCKALVNYTQSLLKAINIQSWYCVVNAGSFKKNMEPEFASMNQGNHIILCLPLKNDTTWLECTSQESPFGFLGGFTDDRTVLACTEDGGRILKTPALSTQMNLQSRKAELVLDAEGNINGTMQTTFGGAQYDNCDQLINQPLKEQLKLLKTTYDIDNIDFDTFKLTQDKGDTPITTESLHLSIQKYAPQTNNHIYLVLNAFNKKRTIPEVRNRTLPVFINRGYTDIDELTYTLPDHVIFDFIPTDTEIKNAFGTYSISVKKVDKKLIYRRKFVLNDGTYPADKYADFANFISTVSTNDQLKAIFKTDLAKN; this is encoded by the coding sequence ATGATGCTTAAACAAATTGGCTTAATTGCCCTTCTTTTCTGTTCTTTCAACTGTTTTTCGCAAGATCAATATCCTGCAGATCAAATTTCTGCCGAATTAAAGAACCGAGCCAATGCTGTAATCAGGAAGACTGAAACCACTGTAGATATGCGTTCGGCCGACAATGTCATCATGAGCGTTAAAAAAGTAATTACCATACTTAATAAAAATGGGGACTCACAAGCAGAGATCGCCCTATTTTATAATAAAAATACAGTTATCAAATCTGCTAAAGGCTTAATTTTGGATGCGTTTGGCAAGGTTATCAGCAAATTTACGCTTAGTAATTTTTCTGACCATAGTGCTGTGAGTGCTATTTCTTTATTTGAAGATGACCGCGTGAAGCATTTTGAACCTACTGTGTTATCTTATCCTTATACAATATCATATGAGTACGAGATCCGATCAAAACAAAATCTGGCTATACCTGACTGGTATGCCAATCGTACGCCTGATGTAGCAGTTGAGAATAGTAGTTATACATTTATCTGCAAACCCAATGATAAAGTAAGGATAAAGGCTTTTAACTATAAGGGAGAACCGGAAATAGTGGTTAATGAGAAATTGAAAAGTCAGACCTGGGCTGTCAAAAATCTGCCTGCCTTTAAACCAGAGCCTTATGCCCCTGATCCTGAGAATTACCGCTGTCATGTTAAAATAGCACCCGAAGATTTTAATTACTATGGTTATAAAGGAAAATACCAAAACTGGGAGGAACTCGGCAAATGGATTTATACAGAACTGATAAAAGATAGGCAAACGCTAAGTCCTGAGACCATAGAAGAGGTTAAAACCTTAGTAGCAGGTATACAAAACGACAAAGACAAAGCCCGAAAGGTTTATGAATATGTACAGAAAAAGACCCGCTATATTAGTGTACAGATAGGTATAGGGGGCAATCAGCCCATGCTGGCTAGTGAGGTTCATCAATTGTCGTATGGAGATTGTAAAGCACTTGTTAATTATACCCAAAGTTTATTGAAAGCCATAAATATTCAATCCTGGTATTGTGTAGTAAATGCCGGCAGCTTTAAAAAGAACATGGAACCTGAATTTGCCAGTATGAACCAGGGAAACCACATCATACTTTGTCTTCCATTAAAAAATGACACCACCTGGCTTGAATGCACCAGTCAGGAAAGTCCTTTTGGTTTTTTGGGCGGCTTTACTGATGACCGTACCGTTCTGGCCTGTACCGAAGATGGCGGAAGAATACTCAAAACTCCAGCCCTATCTACACAAATGAATTTACAAAGTCGTAAAGCTGAACTTGTGCTTGATGCGGAAGGAAACATTAATGGAACAATGCAAACAACTTTCGGCGGTGCGCAATATGACAACTGCGACCAATTGATTAATCAGCCATTAAAGGAGCAACTAAAATTACTGAAGACAACCTATGATATAGACAATATTGATTTCGATACCTTTAAGCTGACTCAGGATAAAGGCGATACGCCGATCACTACAGAATCACTTCACCTCAGCATTCAGAAATATGCTCCCCAAACCAATAACCATATTTACCTTGTACTAAATGCATTCAATAAAAAGCGTACTATTCCTGAAGTAAGAAACAGAACCCTTCCTGTTTTTATCAATAGAGGCTATACAGATATTGATGAACTTACTTATACCCTTCCTGATCATGTTATTTTTGATTTTATTCCTACAGATACTGAAATTAAGAATGCCTTTGGCACTTATAGCATCAGCGTAAAAAAAGTAGATAAAAAACTGATATACCGTAGAAAATTTGTTTTGAATGATGGAACCTATCCAGCTGATAAATATGCTGACTTTGCAAATTTTATCAGTACAGTAAGTACAAACGACCAGCTAAAAGCAATTTTTAAAACCGATCTAGCTAAGAATTAA